One window from the genome of Yarrowia lipolytica chromosome 1B, complete sequence encodes:
- a CDS encoding uncharacterized protein (Compare to YALI0B11528g, no similarity, similar to Saccharomyces cerevisiae YLR408C; ancestral locus Anc_4.273): MNKKTKQQKLETIHDAHANLVTTLKTAPEALEKPLLQSIALIHTNHKNITNQAQHLEESTEKLTKLNKQLQTVANNGDTKLRETGDVQNWAEMVDANIRMIEKTIQIRRQNQL; encoded by the coding sequence ATGAACAAGAAGACGAAACAACAAAAGCTCGAGACAATTCATGACGCCCACGCGAATCTTGTTACAACATTGAAAACTGCGCCCGAAGCTCTTGAAAAGCCTCTGCTACAATCCATTGCTCTGATTCACACGAATCACAAGAATATCACCAACCAGGCTCAACATCTGGAAGAGTCCACTGAAAAGCTGACCAAACTCAACAAGCAGCTTCAAACAGTAGCGAACAACGGCGACACCAAACTCAGAGAAACCGGCGACGTCCAGAACTGGGCTGAGATGGTTGACGCGAACATCAGAATGATCGAGAAGACGATTCAGATCAGAAGGCAGAACCAATTGTAA
- a CDS encoding uncharacterized protein (Compare to YALI0B11506g, no similarity, similar to Saccharomyces cerevisiae YLR407W; ancestral locus Anc_4.272) yields MASFLGPYYYSDPRNQGPPGFSSRGAYARNYMAMTGHRPGQSMPRFTPYTSSDESDDGHVVVRKKTKPRRKTQTPTPQATTVAPMDLDKEVVLTAEPVVSPSDSSTNKVPTKGRLKRYFSRQFSELKKEFNGPLTASVSSTTLDNVDELRTVQSSTIASVNPPTQPSGCQPHQLPPPTSMRHSKSVGDLHLHLPPLATKEEQGSAAPLAYENQSGRTLLPTSVDPSKKPKQKATQASSPDAHRPMIQMGDKGPSAARDMASLGFSAHSSPSKTPAKKLSSSTPTSAAPSSLNQTNKSPKSTMQRLEEKFASWFSSKKSTKAGSARKGAGVDKKKIIPTKSSSSSVSSTLLLDSSSSNENPKKPKKKRVDFVLVHKQVESLFHDKKPAPLKSGSWSFARLRENMSTSEITPAPDSGADRSLSAALSGITGPGTGGAGPTGTVGAPQLPPLSLGTSPSINTNNSTNNINTLHKATTSITSDPATLFPESDMTSEDEEAHWNEGYRLWKERRAAWLTPHPETLQEQKEKEEGGNNAEAESSDTVRFEDIPEEGYPMVYERLVDKTKTLKKPLNLAFVLKVMKAGWVATGQWPNS; encoded by the coding sequence ATGGCCTCATTTCTGGGACCCTACTACTACTCGGATCCTCGCAACCAGGGCCCACCAGGATTCTCCTCAAGGGGAGCATATGCCCGAAATTATATGGCCATGACGGGACACCGACCCGGCCAGTCCATGCCCAGATTCACTCCTTACACCTCATCTGACGAGTCTGACGATGGCCACGTTGTCGTACGTAAGAAAACAAAGCCGCGACgaaagacacaaacaccgaCTCCGCAAGCAACAACAGTGGCGCCCATGGATCTGGATAAAGAAGTGGTATTAACTGCCGAGCCCGTGGTGTCTCCTAGCGACTCTTCGACCAACAAAGTACCGACAAAGGGCCGGCTTAAGCGATATTTTTCCCGTCAGTTttccgagctcaagaaggagttcAACGGTCCCCTGACAGCTTCCGTGTCGTCCACCACGCTCGACAACGTGGACGAACTGCGAACGGTACAGTCGTCGACCATCGCCTCCGTGAACCCACCGACGCAACCCTCCGGGTGTCAGCCTCACCAACTGCCACCACCTACGTCCATGAGGCACTCAAAGTCTGTGGGAGATTTGCATCTGCACCTGCCGCCGCTGGCCACAAAAGAAGAGCAAggttctgcagctcctcTTGCATATGAAAACCAAAGCGGGCGAACCTTGTTGCCTACTTCTGTGGACCCAAGCAAAAAACCCAAGCAAAAGGCAACCCAGGCATCGTCCCCCGACGCACACCGCCCCATGATTCAGATGGGCGACAAGGGTCCTTCGGCCGCGCGCGACATGGCTTCGCTCGGCTTTTCCGCCCACTCGTCGCCCTCCAAGACGCCCGCTAAAAAGTTGTCTTCGTCGACCCCGACATCTGCCGCTCCCTCCTCTCTCAACCAGACTAACAAAAGTCCCAAGTCTACCATGCAAAGACTGGAGGAAAAATTTGCGTCGTGGTTCTCCAGCAAAAAATCGACCAAAGCAGGTTCAGCGCGAAAGGGAGCCGGtgtggacaagaagaaaatCATCCCCAcgaagtcgtcgtcgtcgtccgtGTCCTCCACCCTGTTActggactcgtcgtcgtccaacgaaaaccccaagaagcccaagaagaaacGCGTGGACTTTGTGCTTGTCCACAAACAAGTGGAGTCACTGTTCCACGACAAGAAGCCTGCTCCTCTGAAATCCGGGTCGTGGTCTTTTGCTCGTCTGCGTGAGAACATGAGCACGTCGGAAATCACCCCCGCACCGGACTCGGGCGCAGACCGGTCTTTGAGCGCGGCTCTCAGCGGAATTACGGGCCCCGGAACCGGTGGCGCTGGTCCTACTGGAACAGTAGGAGCTCCCCAACTCCCTCCCCTCTCTCTCGGCACCTCCCCCTCTATCAACACTAATAACTCGACTAACAACATCAACACTTTGCATAAGGCCACGACCTCCATCACGTCGGATCCGGCCACTCTGTTCCCCGAGTCAGACATGACCTCGGAGGACGAAGAAGCCCACTGGAACGAGGGATACCGACTGTGGAAGGAACGACGGGCTGCCTGGCTTACACCCCATCCTGAGACTCTTCAGGAacagaaggaaaaggaggagggtggCAACAACGCCGAAGCTGAAAGCAGCGATACTGTCCGATTCGAGGATATCCCTGAAGAGGGCTACCCCATGGTTTACGAACGACTGGttgacaagaccaagactcTCAAAAAGCCGCTTAATCTTGCATTTGTGCTCAAGGTAATGAAGGCCGGATGGGTGGCCACTGGCCAGTGGCCCAATAGCTAG
- a CDS encoding uncharacterized protein (Compare to YALI0B11484g, no similarity, similar to Saccharomyces cerevisiae RXT3 (YDL076C); ancestral locus Anc_4.271): MNSESQASEPVETASSADKPTDVPTPMPAAVPTTTDGSASEATTETQPATSEAAAATTSTTETPAPAPVTTETGEVPAAQSETTSTAASAAPAVADKDTPSTEQKNSSPARMSLSFIQGDEPKKPEANDPAPSEDATPATSVPEAPTVAPNAAANAAAASAETTLASAEPVTSEPTVSAQESTAAAVSPSVTAPVDNADAATVAADDADAPGINPKEPKSLQKHAHPTPTPPSQTHHHHHHHHRSFRNLKSKQDVNNKDVYSFVKATPFPKTDLGVLEYTTNLDTCLQGVLLPNLQLHVDCTIQVLIPRKHLRKESNILVQRREIWGTDIYTDDSDIVSVLYHTGVLPTRAQVDAFYSTLRAQEEGDADDTTDGHLEDEHPVTVGPNSHLVTSTSDNEQIYGDCLVTLRALPKLTEYTGCYRNGINSRSWKHHDGGSYAIQKVEFLKHDQAEYVLRRNKRSRLNTWSDQQKWAEWSSHKEVVLDFKDDQKGKKATVESLMS, from the coding sequence ATGAATTCCGAATCGCAGGCCTCCGAGCCGGTCGAAACGGCCTCGTCAGCCGACAAGCCCACGGATGTGCCCACTCCAAtgcctgctgctgtcccTACCACTACCGATGGGTCAGCTTCAGAAGCCACCACCGAAACCCAGCCCGCGACATCAGAagctgcagcagcgacCACAAGCAccacagaaacaccagcGCCAGCACCAGTAACAACTGAGACTGGGGAGGTACCAGCTGCCCAGTCTGAAACCACATCTACAGCCGCCTCTGCTGCCCCTGCTGTCGCGGATAAGGACACGCCGTCTACAGAACAGAAGAACTCATCGCCCGCTCGCATGTCTTTGTCTTTTATCCAGGGTGACGAGCCCAAAAAACCCGAAGCTAACGACCCAGCGCCATCGGAGGATGCCACGCCAGCCACCAGCGTCCCCGAAGCTCCTACTGTGGCGCCCAATGCCGCCGCcaatgctgctgctgccagTGCGGAGACTACTCTTGCATCAGCTGAACCAGTGACTTCAGAACCCACCGTGTCTGCGCAGGAGTCTACCGCCGCTGCTGTCTCACCTAGCGTCACTGCTCCTGTTGACAACGCTGATGCTGCTACTGTCGCCGCCGACGACGCTGACGCTCCTGGTATCAACCCCAAGGAGCCCAAATCACTACAGAAACATGCTCACCCCACCCCCACCCCACCctcacaaacacaccaccaccatcaccaccatcacagATCGTTCAGAAACCTGAAATCGAAACAAGatgtcaacaacaaggacgTGTACTCTTTTGTTAAGGCCACCCCATTCCCCAAAACCGATCTGGGAGTGCTCGAGTACACCACTAATCTGGACACGTGCCTTCAGGGAGTTCTTCTTCCTAACCTGCAGCTCCACGTCGACTGTACTATTCAAGTATTGATCCCGCGAAAACATCTGCGAAAGGAATCAAACATACTCGtgcagagaagagaaatCTGGGGAACAGACATCTACACAGATGACTCGGATattgtgtctgttttgtATCACACGGGTGTCCTCCCAACCAGGGCCCAGGTAGACGCATTCTACAGCACTCTACGTGCCCAGGAAGAAGGTGATGCTGACGACACCACAGACGGACATCTTGAGGATGAGCATCCCGTGACTGTTGGACCCAACTCGCATCTCGTGACATCAACTTCTGACAACGAGCAGATTTATGGAGACTGTCTCGTTACGCTCAGAGCTCTTCCCAAGCTGACAGAGTACACTGGCTGCTACAGAAACGGAATCAACTCCCGGTCTTGGAAGCATCATGATGGAGGCTCCTACGCCATTCAAAAGGTTGAATTCCTGAAACATGACCAGGCTGAATACGTGCTAAGACGTAACAAGCGATCAAGACTCAACACCTGGTCCGATCAGCAAAAGTGGGCTGAGTGGAGTTCTCACAAGGAGGTTGTGTTGGACTTTAAGGACGACCAAAAGGGCAAGAAGGCTACTGTTGAGAGTCTGATGTCGTAG
- a CDS encoding uncharacterized protein (Compare to YALI0B11440g, weakly similar to uniprot|P38242 Saccharomyces cerevisiae YBR070c SAT2 osmotolerance protein, similar to Saccharomyces cerevisiae ALG14 (YBR070C); ancestral locus Anc_3.289) yields the protein MVTTILIAASAILVLLLLRLLFVLPASNRFGFLYRPKHSNPKLMVMMGSGGHTGEMLRMLKTLKLQSYAKRVYVSSSGDVDSLEKVKVLESTTKTDIKTMVLENIPRARKVGQSYPSSVITSAVSFAVAVKLVHKHKPHVIVCNGPATCVMLCYAAFLLRFMALIDTRIIYVESLARVNRLSLSGLILLPFCDRFLVQWPQLAEKYPRAEYHGILV from the coding sequence ATGGTCACCACGATACTCATAGCCGCCTCGGCCATATTGGTACTACTACTGTTACGgcttctgtttgtgttgcCAGCATCGAACCGATTCGGATTCCTATACAGACCGAAACACTCAAATCCAAAACTCATGGTCATGATGGGATCAGGGGGCCATACTGGTGAGATGTTGCGGATGCTCAAGACCCTCAAGCTCCAAAGCTACGCAAAGCGAGTCTACGTGTCGTCCTCGGGAGACGTGGATTCACTTGAGAAAgtcaaggtgctggagagcACCACCAAAACAGACATCAAGACAATGGTTCTCGAAAACATTCCTCGAGCGAGAAAAGTGGGTCAATCCTATCCGTCCAGTGTGATCACGTCTGCCGTATCGTTCGCTGTGGCTGTTAAACTCgtgcacaaacacaagccTCACGTCATTGTGTGTAACGGCCCTGCCACCTGTGTCATGCTGTGCTACGCAGCCTTTCTGCTGAGATTCATGGCTCTCATTGATACACGAATCATCTACGTCGAGTCTCTTGCTAGAGTGAATCGTCTCAGCCTCAGTGGGCTCATCCTGCTGCCGTTCTGCGACCGTTTCCTCGTGCAGTGGCCTCAGTTGGCCGAAAAGTACCCCAGAGCCGAGTACCACGGCATTCTAGTTTAG
- a CDS encoding uncharacterized protein (Compare to YALI0B11462g, no similarity), with protein sequence MAEVTVKDPAYGGQELTISSLLFSPYSFFVTIDVPKRKAVMALISKGGGTIVSRPSNTTPIDYWLVPDYFEGNTRLGAKRVSIVLDSARQGQFPPLRDSGGEDYYSPFAKTKKARTEYTDGEVRFLTAYIDMHVGKPPLGKSDLRYLFELMNHKHTEESIRSKLKQLEKFPVNLERTKPVSYQAPVVENDLVAKKTTETPIPGTRFPDVLLNSIPAAKRTSADTVLATPVPVKPLAMSTQLPDTTMEVPDTPIPSKNTHGKTKQGNTQVPGTPETKKGTFISPQKLSPKSAQSSQSSNQVPDTPAKSEQPAPATEAAQNATTVGLHKNPAITEVPATPAGPDIQVEDSTTATQSSKRSKSPSKSPSRASESPSASSKQLTLPFQSISGPISSTASSSDSEPLVMRFSPKKNRKKTKEPLYAQAQSVDNSSTPSSTRFTSSQMVPDSQQSMSSTPLKFDTTARDSSGITESQIYSAALTVPPGSSELTVDESSGSLEHIATVRLSSVSRESKWSRDSSMSVDSNGLDIYSQGSQVSQAGRRTRASRSLAASDLPPPAVQTGSCVLFPRKFITKYSHHPIRGVFYGIEKVSSQQTDTSQGATRQIEMTQVEARQMVRVEDEGVVAKAISSQSSSSFAEDSHLFVQEDSDGAEKEEKEKEKEGDSDEEEGEANEMEEGDGQKGDDEEEEEIVQVLDTQENHILRDAQLTADSYDDVSSVPDSQASVIKRPSAFRESPVPAKRRYLDSSLDLDVSVPSLPSINNIRARLKELSDRVSSEGHREDVIGSQAEKRVSWSSLGRQVAVLELDSDGDVVEESFIEGQVEGIKEVEEVEAEEVEDESPKDDDVDEAAAEEHVDMPKEHASIIYEDAQRRPSSSQLDESLGLVSQRDVVVVEELEVEAEEEQEIASDGSKKESEDPMQPAELPRSDSAPQISEIHFDAVDRFQSLLPNDVIDELLESYEPEEEYPSEKFQVLAVPIRKDLTSVDLDPSFSVLDFPFEEISFDDIRDDLDYGEEEGLSQKEPMIDSSGIRPAVECVGLFLQSGVEEYLCSIQGHNPSVSAVFVIALCMSRQVTEHTTLEEVEKMDFRFPRHVKFFSPKDDQVIANYTSKGPSDEGKFSTLKRRHFIDDILRRSEYLKAVSLALETEETGAEGENEGEVLAGSSADRSDRIPQDVKMELFDVFEVPRDYNPPAHRSPEPSSQAYKIDSSTTEPSLEERRLAMEEKIRQLRAKKKAKKARREKRESLRFEKESPEVKEDGQPKKKRRRKDDKEDKEDDKEKKKRRKSKKSEKAVATVESEVVGLVAESPDLVEKGFSQPLVTETPKRKSGRPKDESVPSQRALERHTKPRTRATTDTETVIPETPQTAPTPKRRGRPSHPAAGRAISQSPVSEATTLTRRRSGRPKKTANKEGHAGLLQ encoded by the coding sequence ATGGCGGAGGTAACCGTGAAAGACCCGGCTTACGGAGGCCAAGAACTGACCATTTCAAGCCTGCTGTTTTCGCCCTACTCCTTTTTCGTCACCATAGACGTGCCCAAACGCAAGGCCGTCATGGCTCTGATTAGCAAAGGAGGGGGAACAATCGTTTCCAGACCGTCAAACACCACGCCAATCGACTACTGGCTCGTTCCCGATTACTTCGAAGGAAACACACGTCTTGGAGCCAAGCGCGTCTCCATTGTCTTGGACAGTGCAAGACAGGGACAGTTTCCCCCATTACGCGACTCTGGAGGCGAAGATTACTACTCGCCGTTcgccaagaccaagaaagCGCGAACCGAGTATACCGACGGAGAAGTGCGGTTCCTTACAGCTTATATCGACATGCACGTTGGAAAGCCACCTCTGGGTAAGTCAGATCTCAGATATCTGTTCGAACTTATGAACCACAAACATACCGAAGAGAGTATCAGATCGAAactcaaacagctggaaAAGTTCCCAGTGAATCTGGAACGGACGAAGCCGGTGAGCTACCAGGCTCCTGTTGTTGAGAACGACCTCGTCGCGAAGAAGACAACTGAAACACCTATTCCAGGTACTCGCTTTCCTGATGTTCTTCTAAATTCGATCCCTGCAGCCAAGAGAACCTCAGCGGACACGGTGCTGGCGACTCCAGTTCCGGTTAAACCGCTTGCTATGTCTACGCAATTACCCGATACAACTATGGAAGTGCCAGATACACCAATACCTTCTAAAAATACGCATGGTAAGACGAAACAGGGAAACACCCAGGTGCCTGGTACACCTGAGACGAAGAAAGGGACGTTTATTTCACCCCAAAAGTTATCGCCGAAGTCGGCTCAATCGTCTCAGTCATCTAATCAAGTTCCTGACACGCCTGCCAAGTCAGAGCAGCCCGCTCCTGCAACAGAAGCGGCTCAGAACGCTACTACCGTCGGTTTACACAAAAATCCTGCAATCACAGAGGTCCCAGCTACTCCTGCTGGTCCAGATATACAGGTCGAGGACTCTACTACGGCTACCCAGTCTTCAAAGCGCAGCAAGAGCCCGTCCAAAAGCCCTTCCAGGGCGTCCGAGTCGCCGTCAGCTTCCAGCAAGCAGCTAACACTTCCTTTCCAGAGCATTTCTGGGCCAATCTCTTCCACAGCCAGTTCATCTGACTCTGAACCGCTGGTCATGAGATTCTCACCGAAAAAGAACCGGAAGAAGACCAAAGAACCACTCTACGCACAGGCTCAGTCTGTGGACAACTCTTCTACTCCCTCTTCCACTCGCTTCACATCGTCTCAGATGGTGCCTGACTCCCAACAGTCAATGTCAAGCACTCCCCTCAAGTTTGACACTACAGCAAGAGACTCCAGTGGGATCACCGAAAGCCAGATTTACTCTGCTGCGTTGACTGTTCCCCCTGGATCTTCTGAGTTGACCGTGGATGAAAGTAGCGGCAGTTTGGAACACATAGCAACAGTTCGACTGTCATCAGTGTCACGGGAGTCCAagtggtcacgtgactcatCCATGTCTGTGGATTCCAACGGCTTGGATATTTATTCACAAGGCTCGCAAGTCAGCCAGGCAGGACGACGGACACGTGCTTCTCGATCTCTAGCCGCGAGTgatcttcctcctcctgctgttCAGACTGGAAGCTGTGTGCTTTTCCCGCGCAAATTTATCACCAAGTACTCTCATCATCCCATTCGTGGTGTGTTCTACGGCATTGAGAAAGTGAGTAGCCAACAGACTGACACTTCTCAGGGGGCGACACGGCAAATTGAAATGACTCAGGTGGAGGCACGGCAGATGGTGAGAGTGGAGGATGAAGGGGTTGTTGCTAAGGCGATTTCTTCGCaatcgtcttcttcttttgcCGAGGACAGTCATCTCTTCGTGCAAGAAGATAGCGATGGggctgagaaggaggagaaggaaaaggagaaggagggtgACAGtgatgaggaagaagggGAGGCGAATGAGATGGAGGAAGGCGATGGACAGAAgggtgatgatgaggaggaggaagaaatCGTGCAGGTTCTCGATACTCAAGAGAACCATATTCTCAGAGACGCCCAGCTTACTGCTGACAGCTACGACGACGTTTCATCGGTGCCTGACAGTCAGGCGAGTGTGATTAAACGGCCCAGTGCTTTCAGAGAGTCCCCGGTTCCCGCCAAGCGGCGTTATCTGGACTCTTCGTTAGATTTGGATGTTTCGGTGCCTTCTCTCCCTTCGATAAATAACATCAGGGCTCGATTGAAGGAATTATCGGACAGAGTTTCCAGTGAGGGTCATAGAGAGGACGTTATTGGCTCCCAGGCTGAAAAGCGGGTTTCCTGGTCTTCTCTGGGTAGACAGGTTGCTGTTTTGGAGCTCGACAGTGACGGTGACgttgtggaggagagtTTCATTGAGGGGCAGGTGGAAGGGATAAaagaggtggaggaggtggaggctgaggaggtggaggacgaaTCTCCGAAGGATGACGATGTGGATGAGGCAGCTGCGGAAGAACATGTTGACATGCCCAAAGAGCATGCCAGTATTATTTATGAGGATGCCCAACGTCGACCATCCAGTTCTCAGCTGGATGAATCTTTAGGCTTGGTGTCACAGAGGGACGTGGTggttgttgaagagctggaggtggaggcgGAAGAGGAACAGGAGATCGCGTCAGATGGGTCCAAAAAAGAGTCCGAGGACCCCATGCAGCCCGCAGAGCTGCCCCGGTCAGATTCCGCTCCCCAAATCTCTGAGATTCATTTCGACGCTGTCGACAGATTCCAGTCTTTGCTGCCCAACGACGTGATCGATGAGCTCTTGGAGAGTTACGAGCCGGAAGAAGAGTATCCCTCGGAGAAGTTCCAGGTTCTCGCTGTTCCCATTCGAAAAGACCTTACGAGTGTTGATCTGGACCCTTCGTTCTCTGTTCTTGACTTCCCCTTCGAGGAAATCTCATTCGATGATATCAGAGATGACCTGGACtatggagaagaagagggcCTGTCTCAAAAAGAGCCTATGATCGATAGTTCTGGTATCCGCCCTGCTGTGGAATGCGtgggtctgtttctgcAGAGTGGTGTTGAAGAATATCTGTGTTCAATTCAAGGCCACAATCCTAGTGTTTCTGCTGTCTTTGTCATTGCTCTTTGCATGAGTCGTCAAGTCACGGAACACACCActttggaggaggttgagaaaATGGACTTTCGGTTCCCTCGTCATGTCAAGTTCTTTTCTCCAAAGGACGATCAAGTGATTGCTAACTACACTTCAAAGGGACCTTCCGACGAGGGTAAGTTTTCCACGCTAAAAAGGCGACATTTCATCGATGACATTCTTAGACGAAGCGAATACTTGAAGGCAGTATCACTTGCTTTGGAAACAGAGGAGACTGGTGCCGAGGGCGAGAATGAAGGTGAGGTCCTCGCTGGTAGCTCTGCTGATCGTTCTGACCGCATTCCCCAAGATGTTAAGATGGAGCTATTCGATGTATTTGAAGTGCCTCGCGACTACAATCCACCCGCCCATCGTTCACCTGAACCAAGCAGCCAGGCATACAAGATTGACAGCAGTACTACAGAGCCTTCTCTGGAAGAACGAAGATTAGccatggaggagaagattcGACAGCTGCGTgcgaagaagaaggccaagaaggctcgACGGGAGAAGCGCGAGTCCCTGCGTTTTGAGAAGGAGTCACCTGAAGTCAAGGAGGATGGGcagcccaagaagaaacGTCGAAGaaaggacgacaaggaggataaggaggacgacaaggagaagaagaagcgtCGAAAGTCCAAGAAGTCTGAGAAGGCTGTGGCTACGGTCGAATCCGAGGTGGTGGGTTTGGTGGCCGAGTCTCCTGATCTCGTTGAGAAGGGGTTTTCTCAACCACTAGTCACGGAGACACCGAAACGTAAATCTGGGCGGCCCAAGGACGAATCTGTACCCTCACAGCGGGCTCTTGAGCGCCACACGAAACCCAGGACTCGAGCGACGACAGACACCGAAACAGTAATCCCTGAAACGCCCCAAACTGCGCCTACCCCTAAGAGACGAGGCCGACCATCTCATCCAGCTGCCGGACGGGCCAtttctcaatctcctgtGTCTGAAGCAACTACCCTCACCAGGAGAAGGTCAGGTCGGCCTAAGAAGACGGCTAACAAAGAAGGACACGCAGGATTGCTTCAGTGA